A window from Cryobacterium sp. PAMC25264 encodes these proteins:
- a CDS encoding DUF6049 family protein: MVADRNNARRPALPRTRRRLLALLLSAPLVLFPALAAGQSAVAAPALVATAATNTVPLATEDDSVTLSLSPSASSILHINEDLRLTVSVTNDSASPLSSATVEVYLAERALTTRTALNDWLEPDDDRDSGELMLSVPLTAPVQPHSTVNLDVTVPNASLGLFEWSPWGPRGIAATLSTDDTVRAAGQSTFVWYPDTSTTQVPTVTPVNLAVAMPITTPAGSTGIIGSDDLAAYTASSGILTRQLDGVLNKPVAIAIDPMIIASIRLLGSAAPPTAVDWLSRLDQAENDIFPLGYADADPSLAVQAGASGVPAPISLDFALDPNLFAATDQVTPPAGQSETTDPATPVPTATPESPTSTVPTLEQLLAWDYTSTTIAWPADNVVAQGDLAAFAAAGLSTTILAAGNVTQSDEDATASTTAALGSDELGLVADAGISAALRTAATATTDDAWRAAMAEVSSQIAVVAAANPTAARTLLATMDRGWPPTAARLAQTIQALNELPWYTPTTLTTATATPVSTGVSFAAQAEPTGTLDLAARLIDRETEINDFSTALADPVAVTAPNRLALLALLAPAWQSDTTAWRTAVGDNLAASHEVLRSITVTTTGPINVVGSKVDIPITLNNALGQAVTVRVQVVPSNGRLVVGNDVEAVLDASSAKTVSIPVTAAVGNGAVSLRVSLFTPSGAAIDQPSLISVNVRADWEGIGSRIFAALVVLFFGFGVWRNIVHRRRDRALTARTEADPDAESGADAAPLASAEPATDSAPAVDPEPTTEPDDLPTAPRG, encoded by the coding sequence ATGGTGGCCGATCGGAATAACGCGCGTCGGCCCGCGCTCCCCAGAACACGGCGCCGTCTTCTCGCCCTGCTGCTCTCTGCCCCCCTGGTGTTGTTTCCCGCCCTGGCAGCGGGCCAGTCCGCTGTGGCCGCGCCGGCTCTGGTCGCCACGGCGGCAACGAATACGGTTCCCCTGGCGACGGAAGACGACTCCGTCACCCTGTCTCTCTCGCCGAGCGCCTCGTCGATCCTGCACATCAACGAGGATCTGCGCCTGACCGTCAGCGTCACCAACGATTCGGCCTCCCCGCTGTCCTCCGCAACGGTCGAGGTCTACCTGGCCGAGCGCGCCCTCACCACACGCACCGCCCTGAACGACTGGCTCGAGCCCGACGACGACCGCGACTCCGGCGAGCTGATGCTGAGCGTGCCGCTGACCGCGCCGGTGCAACCGCACAGCACAGTCAATCTCGACGTCACCGTGCCCAACGCATCGCTCGGGCTGTTCGAGTGGAGCCCGTGGGGACCACGCGGCATCGCCGCGACGCTGAGCACTGACGACACCGTGCGGGCGGCCGGCCAGTCCACCTTCGTCTGGTACCCGGACACGTCGACGACCCAGGTCCCCACGGTCACCCCGGTCAACCTCGCCGTGGCGATGCCCATCACCACACCGGCCGGAAGCACCGGCATCATCGGTTCGGACGACCTTGCCGCGTACACCGCATCCTCGGGGATCCTCACCCGGCAGCTCGACGGCGTCCTCAACAAGCCCGTCGCCATAGCCATCGACCCCATGATCATCGCGTCCATCCGCCTGCTGGGCAGCGCCGCGCCGCCCACCGCGGTCGACTGGCTGTCCCGCCTCGACCAGGCCGAGAACGATATATTCCCGCTCGGGTATGCGGATGCCGACCCGTCACTGGCCGTGCAAGCCGGCGCGTCGGGCGTGCCGGCGCCGATCTCGCTGGACTTCGCCCTCGACCCGAACCTGTTCGCCGCGACCGATCAGGTGACTCCGCCGGCTGGGCAGTCCGAGACCACGGATCCCGCCACCCCCGTGCCGACGGCCACCCCCGAGTCGCCGACGAGCACAGTACCCACCCTGGAGCAGCTGCTCGCCTGGGACTACACCTCCACGACGATCGCCTGGCCCGCCGACAACGTCGTCGCGCAGGGCGACCTGGCCGCCTTCGCCGCCGCGGGGCTGTCCACCACGATCCTCGCCGCCGGCAACGTCACGCAGTCCGACGAGGACGCCACGGCAAGCACCACCGCCGCTCTGGGCTCGGACGAGCTCGGCCTGGTCGCCGACGCCGGTATCTCGGCGGCGCTGCGCACCGCAGCGACCGCCACGACCGACGACGCCTGGCGCGCCGCGATGGCCGAGGTCTCCTCACAGATCGCCGTGGTCGCCGCCGCCAACCCCACCGCAGCGCGCACCCTCCTCGCCACCATGGACCGGGGCTGGCCGCCTACCGCCGCACGCCTCGCGCAGACCATCCAGGCCCTGAACGAGCTGCCCTGGTACACGCCCACCACCCTGACCACGGCCACCGCCACCCCCGTCTCGACAGGCGTCAGCTTCGCCGCGCAGGCCGAACCCACCGGAACCCTGGACCTGGCCGCCCGCCTCATCGACCGGGAGACCGAAATCAACGACTTCTCCACGGCCCTCGCCGACCCCGTCGCCGTCACGGCACCGAACCGGCTCGCTCTGCTCGCCCTCCTGGCGCCCGCCTGGCAGTCCGACACCACCGCGTGGCGCACCGCCGTTGGAGACAATCTGGCGGCCTCCCACGAGGTGCTGCGGTCGATCACGGTCACGACCACCGGGCCCATCAACGTCGTCGGCAGCAAGGTCGACATCCCCATCACCCTCAACAACGCCCTCGGCCAGGCCGTCACTGTGCGCGTGCAGGTGGTGCCGTCGAACGGCCGCCTGGTGGTGGGCAACGACGTCGAGGCCGTCCTCGACGCCAGCTCCGCCAAGACCGTCTCCATCCCGGTCACGGCCGCGGTCGGGAACGGTGCGGTGTCCCTGCGGGTCTCGCTCTTCACCCCGTCCGGCGCCGCGATAGACCAGCCGTCGCTGATCTCCGTGAACGTCCGCGCCGACTGGGAAGGCATCGGATCGCGGATCTTCGCCGCACTCGTGGTGCTGTTCTTCGGCTTCGGCGTCTGGCGCAACATCGTGCACCGTCGCCGCGACCGGGCCCTCACTGCCCGCACCGAGGCCGACCCGGATGCCGAGTCCGGCGCCGACGCCGCGCCCCTCGCCTCCGCTGAGCCGGCCACCGACTCGGCGCCCGCCGTCGACCCTGAGCCGACCACCGAGCCCGACGACCTGCCGACGGCTCCCCGTGGCTAA